A window of the Diorhabda carinulata isolate Delta chromosome 1, icDioCari1.1, whole genome shotgun sequence genome harbors these coding sequences:
- the LOC130894345 gene encoding sodium-driven chloride bicarbonate exchanger isoform X4, translating into MDPLGHDEASKDPAADHKIKLPLDEKDFEGHRAHSVFIGVHVPVERRHSHRRHHHRHKSPEGSVNTGLQECRPSTITSRRGLSISEEPQMCTPPSQRVQFILGEDATDEKHEIHPLFSEMEELVGDGDEMEWKETARWIKFEEDVEEGGNRWSKPHVATLSLHSLFELRSLLLNGTVILDMEANSIEQISDLVLDNMINNNSLPFDKKGKVKEALMKRHRHQHQTKNHTLPFIRSFNETKNHSSSKNKSIKKSASYVSIHRNHSSGDLSEVQHNLAFMKKIPTGAEASNILVGEVGFLEKTLSAFVRLNTATILGDLTEVPVPTRFLFILLGPLSTSSSYHEIGRAMATLMSDEVFHEVAYRARNRSHLLAGVDEFLDAVTVLPPGEWDPAIRIEPPAAIPSQDARKRPPEKMMEEIDEEEQEQIQRAEAGLARTGILFGGLKNDIKRKVPFYLSDFKDAFSTQCIASWIFLYFACLSPIITFGGLLSEATGKNMAAMESLVSGFVCGVGYGLFSGQPLSILGSTGPVLVFETIVFDFCYTMKWDYMSFRFWIGTWTAIILLILVAIDASAFVCYITRFTEENFATLIAFIFIYKAVENVWAIGKKFPITVDVNNINMECSCTWNDSISSSLSNFSNTATVNQTLCQQLNGTLSEGCFTPPYSPDIFLMSVLLFLGTFVISIQLKDFKNALYFPSKVRQFISDFAVIIAICSMTLLDYYVSIPTPKLEVPHELKPTLPGRGWIIAPFNHNPFYTVFVAIPPALLGTILIFMDQQITAVIVNRKEFKLKKGCGYHLDLFVLAILIEICSVMGLPWFVAATVLSITHVHSLKLESECAAPGDKPQFLGVREQRVTHILIFASIGLSVFLTPMLGHIPMPVLFGVFLYMGISSLKGLQFFDRIRIMLMPNKYQPDFMFLRQVPIKKVHLFTIIQLTCLICLWMVKSFSQTSILFPLMLVVMIGIRKSLDWIFTRRELRILDDVMPENNKIYQLDDEEERSGKNPIEIQKKSGNLKIPLANGNVMNIPLSAINISEEVDKTGIWKHVNDCQSQEKVKKKSPRSKTKFKKKKPGRKEEKIIKDEKLEKRLSTCQEEDEGFIIKVTDTSLHI; encoded by the exons GTACGATAACGTCAAGAAGAGGATTGAGTATTAGCGAAGAACCCCAAATGT GCACTCCTCCATCTCAAAGAGTGCAGTTCATCCTTGGAGAAGATGCGACAGACGAAAAACATGAAATTCACCCTCTCTTCTCCGAAATGGAGGAGTTGGTGGGAGACGGAGACGAAATGGAGTGGAAAGAAACCGCCAGGTGGATCAAGTTCgaagaagatgttgaagaagGAGGAAACAGATGGTCCAAACCACACGTAGCTACATTATCCTTACATTCCTTATTTGAACTAAGAAGTTTATTACTAAATGGAACGGTTATTTTGGATATGGAGGCAAATTCAATCGAACAAATTTCAGATTTGGTATTGgataatatgataaataataacaGTTTGCCTTTCGATAAAAAAGGAAAAGTGAAGGAAGCTTTGATGAAGAGGCACCGGCATCAACATCAGACAAAGAACCACACGTTGCCTTTTATTAGGTCATTTAACGAAACTAAAAATCATTCTTCTTCGAAGA ATAAATCTATAAAGAAAAGTGCAAGCTATGTATCAATACACAGAAATCACAGTTCTGGGGATCTCTCCGAAGTTCAACACAACTTAGCGTTTATGAAAAAGATTCCAACGGGTGCAGAGGCGAGTAACATTCTTGTAGGGGAAGTtggatttttagaaaaaactttatcagCTTTTGTTAGACTTAATACAGCCACTATTTTGGGGGATTTGACTGAAGTTCCAGTGCCAACTAGATTTTTATTCATCCTTCTCGGTCCTTTATCAACTTCTTCTa gcTACCATGAAATTGGTAGAGCCATGGCGACACTGATGTCAGATGAGGTGTTCCATGAGGTAGCATACCGAGCACGTAATAGAAGTCATTTATTAGCTGGTGTAGATGAATTTCTTGATGCAGTAACAGTATTACCACCCGGAGAATGGGATCCTGCTATAAGAATAGAACCACCGGCAGCCATACCTTCTCAAGATGCTAGAAAAAGACCACCTGAAAAAATGATGGAAGAAATAGATGAGGAAGAACAAGAACAAATACAAAGAGCTGAAGCTGGATTGGCTAGAACTGGAATATTATTCGGAGGTTTAAAGAATGATATCAAAAGAAAAGTGCCATTTTATTTATCAGATTTTAAAGATGCTTTTTCTACTCAATGTATCGCTTCTTGGATATTCCTTTATTTTGCTTGTCTTTCACCTATTATAACATTTGGAGGTCTTCTCTCTGAAGCAACTGGTAAAAATATGGCAGCAATGGAATCGTTGGTATCTGGATTCGTTTGTGGTGTTGGATACGGATTATTCTCCGGACAACCTTTGTCTATTTTAGGATCTACAGGACCAGTATTAGTATTCGAAACGATAGTTTTTGATTTCTGTTATACCATGAAATGGGATTACATGTCATTTAGATTTTGGATAGGAACATGGACTGCTATTATTCTATTGATATTGGTAGCAATTGATGCAAGTGCATTCGTTTGCTATATTACTAGGTTTACTGAAGAGAACTTCGCTACTCTGATagctttcatttttatttacaag GCTGTGGAAAACGTGTGGGCAATAGGGAAGAAGTTTCCAATAACGGTGGacgtaaataatataaatatggaATGTTCTTGTACTTGGAACGATTCTATATCTTCATCGttgtcaaatttttcaaatactgcTACGGTTAATCAAACATTATGTCAG CAATTGAATGGTACACTATCTGAAGGCTGTTTCACTCCACCATATTCTCcggatatatttttaatgtcagTTCTACTGTTTCTTGGTACTTTCGTCATTTCAATCCAATTGAAAGACTTCAAAAATGCTCTCTACTTTCCATCCAAA GTACGTCAATTTATTAGTGACTTTGCAGTCATAATAGCAATATGTTCCATGACCCTTTTAGATTACTATGTCAGCATTCCAACTCCAAAACTTGAAGTTCCTCATGAGTTAAAACCTACCCTTCCAGGAAGGGGATGGATAATAGCACCATTTAATCATAATCCTTTCTACACCGTATTTGTGGCGATACCACCAGCTCTATTAGGTACTATCCTAATATTCATGGATCAACAGATTACTGCTGTCATTGTCAATAGAAAAGAGTTCAAACTCAAAAAAG gttgTGGTTACCACTTAGATCTCTTTGTTTTGGCGATTCTCATCGAAATATGTTCTGTTATGGGTCTACCATGGTTCGTAGCAGCAACAGTACTCTCTATAACACATGTACATTCTCTTAAACTGGAATCAGAATGTGCAGCTCCGGGGGACAAGCCTCAATTTTTGGGTGTAAGAGAACAGAGGGTCACTCATATCTTGATATTTGCATCAATAGGTTTATCAGTATTTTTGACACCTATGTTGGGTCATATACCTATGCCCGTTTTGTTTGGAGTATTTTTATACATGGGCATTTCTTCATTAAAAGGACTACAATTCTTTGACAGGATACGAATTATGTTAATGCCTAACAAGTATCAACcggattttatgtttttaagaCAG GTACCCATCAAAAAGGTTCATCTCTTCACAATCATCCAATTAACCTGTTTAATTTGCCTCTGGATGGTGAAATCTTTCAGCCAGACTTCAATATTATTTCCTCTAATGTTGGTAGTGATGATTGGGATCAGAAAATCTTTAGATTGGATCTTCACAAGACGAGAGCTCAGGATTCTCGACGATGTTATGccagaaaataataaaatatatcaattggATGATGAAGAG GAAAGATCGGGAAAAAATCCAATAGAGATCCaaaaaaaatctggaaatttgaaaattccctTAGCCAACGGAAATGTTATGAATATACCTTTATCTGCAATTAATATTTCCGAAGAAGTGGATAAAACAGGTATATGGAAACATGTGAATGATTGCCAAAgtcaagaaaaagtaaaaaagaagaGTCCCAGGAGTAAAAC taagTTTAAAAAGAAGAAACCTGGACgaaaagaggaaaaaattatcaaagatgAAAAGCTGGAGAAAAGACTGTCGACTTGTCAAGAAGAGGACGAGGGTTTCATCATAAAGGTGACAGACACGTCTCTTCATATTTAA
- the LOC130894345 gene encoding sodium-driven chloride bicarbonate exchanger isoform X1, producing MDPLGHDEASKDPAADHKIKLPLDEKDFEGHRAHSVFIGVHVPVERRHSHRRHHHRHKSPEGSVNTGLQECRPSTITSRRGLSISEEPQMCTPPSQRVQFILGEDATDEKHEIHPLFSEMEELVGDGDEMEWKETARWIKFEEDVEEGGNRWSKPHVATLSLHSLFELRSLLLNGTVILDMEANSIEQISDLVLDNMINNNSLPFDKKGKVKEALMKRHRHQHQTKNHTLPFIRSFNETKNHSSSKIDEHFSDYSSGKESGKFLGVPGQDKSIKKSASYVSIHRNHSSGDLSEVQHNLAFMKKIPTGAEASNILVGEVGFLEKTLSAFVRLNTATILGDLTEVPVPTRFLFILLGPLSTSSSYHEIGRAMATLMSDEVFHEVAYRARNRSHLLAGVDEFLDAVTVLPPGEWDPAIRIEPPAAIPSQDARKRPPEKMMEEIDEEEQEQIQRAEAGLARTGILFGGLKNDIKRKVPFYLSDFKDAFSTQCIASWIFLYFACLSPIITFGGLLSEATGKNMAAMESLVSGFVCGVGYGLFSGQPLSILGSTGPVLVFETIVFDFCYTMKWDYMSFRFWIGTWTAIILLILVAIDASAFVCYITRFTEENFATLIAFIFIYKAVENVWAIGKKFPITVDVNNINMECSCTWNDSISSSLSNFSNTATVNQTLCQQLNGTLSEGCFTPPYSPDIFLMSVLLFLGTFVISIQLKDFKNALYFPSKVRQFISDFAVIIAICSMTLLDYYVSIPTPKLEVPHELKPTLPGRGWIIAPFNHNPFYTVFVAIPPALLGTILIFMDQQITAVIVNRKEFKLKKGCGYHLDLFVLAILIEICSVMGLPWFVAATVLSITHVHSLKLESECAAPGDKPQFLGVREQRVTHILIFASIGLSVFLTPMLGHIPMPVLFGVFLYMGISSLKGLQFFDRIRIMLMPNKYQPDFMFLRQVPIKKVHLFTIIQLTCLICLWMVKSFSQTSILFPLMLVVMIGIRKSLDWIFTRRELRILDDVMPENNKIYQLDDEEERSGKNPIEIQKKSGNLKIPLANGNVMNIPLSAINISEEVDKTGIWKHVNDCQSQEKVKKKSPRSKTKFKKKKPGRKEEKIIKDEKLEKRLSTCQEEDEGFIIKVTDTSLHI from the exons GTACGATAACGTCAAGAAGAGGATTGAGTATTAGCGAAGAACCCCAAATGT GCACTCCTCCATCTCAAAGAGTGCAGTTCATCCTTGGAGAAGATGCGACAGACGAAAAACATGAAATTCACCCTCTCTTCTCCGAAATGGAGGAGTTGGTGGGAGACGGAGACGAAATGGAGTGGAAAGAAACCGCCAGGTGGATCAAGTTCgaagaagatgttgaagaagGAGGAAACAGATGGTCCAAACCACACGTAGCTACATTATCCTTACATTCCTTATTTGAACTAAGAAGTTTATTACTAAATGGAACGGTTATTTTGGATATGGAGGCAAATTCAATCGAACAAATTTCAGATTTGGTATTGgataatatgataaataataacaGTTTGCCTTTCGATAAAAAAGGAAAAGTGAAGGAAGCTTTGATGAAGAGGCACCGGCATCAACATCAGACAAAGAACCACACGTTGCCTTTTATTAGGTCATTTAACGAAACTAAAAATCATTCTTCTTCGAAGA TTGATGAACATTTTAGTGACTATTCTTCTGGGAAAGAATCTGGAAAGTTTTTAGGAGTCCCTGGACAGg ATAAATCTATAAAGAAAAGTGCAAGCTATGTATCAATACACAGAAATCACAGTTCTGGGGATCTCTCCGAAGTTCAACACAACTTAGCGTTTATGAAAAAGATTCCAACGGGTGCAGAGGCGAGTAACATTCTTGTAGGGGAAGTtggatttttagaaaaaactttatcagCTTTTGTTAGACTTAATACAGCCACTATTTTGGGGGATTTGACTGAAGTTCCAGTGCCAACTAGATTTTTATTCATCCTTCTCGGTCCTTTATCAACTTCTTCTa gcTACCATGAAATTGGTAGAGCCATGGCGACACTGATGTCAGATGAGGTGTTCCATGAGGTAGCATACCGAGCACGTAATAGAAGTCATTTATTAGCTGGTGTAGATGAATTTCTTGATGCAGTAACAGTATTACCACCCGGAGAATGGGATCCTGCTATAAGAATAGAACCACCGGCAGCCATACCTTCTCAAGATGCTAGAAAAAGACCACCTGAAAAAATGATGGAAGAAATAGATGAGGAAGAACAAGAACAAATACAAAGAGCTGAAGCTGGATTGGCTAGAACTGGAATATTATTCGGAGGTTTAAAGAATGATATCAAAAGAAAAGTGCCATTTTATTTATCAGATTTTAAAGATGCTTTTTCTACTCAATGTATCGCTTCTTGGATATTCCTTTATTTTGCTTGTCTTTCACCTATTATAACATTTGGAGGTCTTCTCTCTGAAGCAACTGGTAAAAATATGGCAGCAATGGAATCGTTGGTATCTGGATTCGTTTGTGGTGTTGGATACGGATTATTCTCCGGACAACCTTTGTCTATTTTAGGATCTACAGGACCAGTATTAGTATTCGAAACGATAGTTTTTGATTTCTGTTATACCATGAAATGGGATTACATGTCATTTAGATTTTGGATAGGAACATGGACTGCTATTATTCTATTGATATTGGTAGCAATTGATGCAAGTGCATTCGTTTGCTATATTACTAGGTTTACTGAAGAGAACTTCGCTACTCTGATagctttcatttttatttacaag GCTGTGGAAAACGTGTGGGCAATAGGGAAGAAGTTTCCAATAACGGTGGacgtaaataatataaatatggaATGTTCTTGTACTTGGAACGATTCTATATCTTCATCGttgtcaaatttttcaaatactgcTACGGTTAATCAAACATTATGTCAG CAATTGAATGGTACACTATCTGAAGGCTGTTTCACTCCACCATATTCTCcggatatatttttaatgtcagTTCTACTGTTTCTTGGTACTTTCGTCATTTCAATCCAATTGAAAGACTTCAAAAATGCTCTCTACTTTCCATCCAAA GTACGTCAATTTATTAGTGACTTTGCAGTCATAATAGCAATATGTTCCATGACCCTTTTAGATTACTATGTCAGCATTCCAACTCCAAAACTTGAAGTTCCTCATGAGTTAAAACCTACCCTTCCAGGAAGGGGATGGATAATAGCACCATTTAATCATAATCCTTTCTACACCGTATTTGTGGCGATACCACCAGCTCTATTAGGTACTATCCTAATATTCATGGATCAACAGATTACTGCTGTCATTGTCAATAGAAAAGAGTTCAAACTCAAAAAAG gttgTGGTTACCACTTAGATCTCTTTGTTTTGGCGATTCTCATCGAAATATGTTCTGTTATGGGTCTACCATGGTTCGTAGCAGCAACAGTACTCTCTATAACACATGTACATTCTCTTAAACTGGAATCAGAATGTGCAGCTCCGGGGGACAAGCCTCAATTTTTGGGTGTAAGAGAACAGAGGGTCACTCATATCTTGATATTTGCATCAATAGGTTTATCAGTATTTTTGACACCTATGTTGGGTCATATACCTATGCCCGTTTTGTTTGGAGTATTTTTATACATGGGCATTTCTTCATTAAAAGGACTACAATTCTTTGACAGGATACGAATTATGTTAATGCCTAACAAGTATCAACcggattttatgtttttaagaCAG GTACCCATCAAAAAGGTTCATCTCTTCACAATCATCCAATTAACCTGTTTAATTTGCCTCTGGATGGTGAAATCTTTCAGCCAGACTTCAATATTATTTCCTCTAATGTTGGTAGTGATGATTGGGATCAGAAAATCTTTAGATTGGATCTTCACAAGACGAGAGCTCAGGATTCTCGACGATGTTATGccagaaaataataaaatatatcaattggATGATGAAGAG GAAAGATCGGGAAAAAATCCAATAGAGATCCaaaaaaaatctggaaatttgaaaattccctTAGCCAACGGAAATGTTATGAATATACCTTTATCTGCAATTAATATTTCCGAAGAAGTGGATAAAACAGGTATATGGAAACATGTGAATGATTGCCAAAgtcaagaaaaagtaaaaaagaagaGTCCCAGGAGTAAAAC taagTTTAAAAAGAAGAAACCTGGACgaaaagaggaaaaaattatcaaagatgAAAAGCTGGAGAAAAGACTGTCGACTTGTCAAGAAGAGGACGAGGGTTTCATCATAAAGGTGACAGACACGTCTCTTCATATTTAA
- the LOC130894345 gene encoding sodium-driven chloride bicarbonate exchanger isoform X2: MDPLGHDEASKDPAADHKIKLPLDEKDFEGHRAHSVFIGVHVPVERRHSHRRHHHRHKSPEGSVNTGLQECRPSTITSRRGLSISEEPQMCTPPSQRVQFILGEDATDEKHEIHPLFSEMEELVGDGDEMEWKETARWIKFEEDVEEGGNRWSKPHVATLSLHSLFELRSLLLNGTVILDMEANSIEQISDLVLDNMINNNSLPFDKKGKVKEALMKRHRHQHQTKNHTLPFIRSFNETKNHSSSKIDEHFSDYSSGKESGKFLGVPGQDKSIKKSASYVSIHRNHSSGDLSEVQHNLAFMKKIPTGAEASNILVGEVGFLEKTLSAFVRLNTATILGDLTEVPVPTRFLFILLGPLSTSSSYHEIGRAMATLMSDEVFHEVAYRARNRSHLLAGVDEFLDAVTVLPPGEWDPAIRIEPPAAIPSQDARKRPPEKMMEEIDEEEQEQIQRAEAGLARTGILFGGLKNDIKRKVPFYLSDFKDAFSTQCIASWIFLYFACLSPIITFGGLLSEATGKNMAAMESLVSGFVCGVGYGLFSGQPLSILGSTGPVLVFETIVFDFCYTMKWDYMSFRFWIGTWTAIILLILVAIDASAFVCYITRFTEENFATLIAFIFIYKAVENVWAIGKKFPITVDVNNINMECSCTWNDSISSSLSNFSNTATVNQTLCQQLNGTLSEGCFTPPYSPDIFLMSVLLFLGTFVISIQLKDFKNALYFPSKVRQFISDFAVIIAICSMTLLDYYVSIPTPKLEVPHELKPTLPGRGWIIAPFNHNPFYTVFVAIPPALLGTILIFMDQQITAVIVNRKEFKLKKGCGYHLDLFVLAILIEICSVMGLPWFVAATVLSITHVHSLKLESECAAPGDKPQFLGVREQRVTHILIFASIGLSVFLTPMLGHIPMPVLFGVFLYMGISSLKGLQFFDRIRIMLMPNKYQPDFMFLRQVPIKKVHLFTIIQLTCLICLWMVKSFSQTSILFPLMLVVMIGIRKSLDWIFTRRELRILDDVMPENNKIYQLDDEEERSGKNPIEIQKKSGNLKIPLANGNVMNIPLSAINISEEVDKTGIWKHVNDCQSQEKVKKKSPRSKTKFKKKKPGRKEEKIIKDEKLEKRLSTCQEEDEGFIIKNP, encoded by the exons GTACGATAACGTCAAGAAGAGGATTGAGTATTAGCGAAGAACCCCAAATGT GCACTCCTCCATCTCAAAGAGTGCAGTTCATCCTTGGAGAAGATGCGACAGACGAAAAACATGAAATTCACCCTCTCTTCTCCGAAATGGAGGAGTTGGTGGGAGACGGAGACGAAATGGAGTGGAAAGAAACCGCCAGGTGGATCAAGTTCgaagaagatgttgaagaagGAGGAAACAGATGGTCCAAACCACACGTAGCTACATTATCCTTACATTCCTTATTTGAACTAAGAAGTTTATTACTAAATGGAACGGTTATTTTGGATATGGAGGCAAATTCAATCGAACAAATTTCAGATTTGGTATTGgataatatgataaataataacaGTTTGCCTTTCGATAAAAAAGGAAAAGTGAAGGAAGCTTTGATGAAGAGGCACCGGCATCAACATCAGACAAAGAACCACACGTTGCCTTTTATTAGGTCATTTAACGAAACTAAAAATCATTCTTCTTCGAAGA TTGATGAACATTTTAGTGACTATTCTTCTGGGAAAGAATCTGGAAAGTTTTTAGGAGTCCCTGGACAGg ATAAATCTATAAAGAAAAGTGCAAGCTATGTATCAATACACAGAAATCACAGTTCTGGGGATCTCTCCGAAGTTCAACACAACTTAGCGTTTATGAAAAAGATTCCAACGGGTGCAGAGGCGAGTAACATTCTTGTAGGGGAAGTtggatttttagaaaaaactttatcagCTTTTGTTAGACTTAATACAGCCACTATTTTGGGGGATTTGACTGAAGTTCCAGTGCCAACTAGATTTTTATTCATCCTTCTCGGTCCTTTATCAACTTCTTCTa gcTACCATGAAATTGGTAGAGCCATGGCGACACTGATGTCAGATGAGGTGTTCCATGAGGTAGCATACCGAGCACGTAATAGAAGTCATTTATTAGCTGGTGTAGATGAATTTCTTGATGCAGTAACAGTATTACCACCCGGAGAATGGGATCCTGCTATAAGAATAGAACCACCGGCAGCCATACCTTCTCAAGATGCTAGAAAAAGACCACCTGAAAAAATGATGGAAGAAATAGATGAGGAAGAACAAGAACAAATACAAAGAGCTGAAGCTGGATTGGCTAGAACTGGAATATTATTCGGAGGTTTAAAGAATGATATCAAAAGAAAAGTGCCATTTTATTTATCAGATTTTAAAGATGCTTTTTCTACTCAATGTATCGCTTCTTGGATATTCCTTTATTTTGCTTGTCTTTCACCTATTATAACATTTGGAGGTCTTCTCTCTGAAGCAACTGGTAAAAATATGGCAGCAATGGAATCGTTGGTATCTGGATTCGTTTGTGGTGTTGGATACGGATTATTCTCCGGACAACCTTTGTCTATTTTAGGATCTACAGGACCAGTATTAGTATTCGAAACGATAGTTTTTGATTTCTGTTATACCATGAAATGGGATTACATGTCATTTAGATTTTGGATAGGAACATGGACTGCTATTATTCTATTGATATTGGTAGCAATTGATGCAAGTGCATTCGTTTGCTATATTACTAGGTTTACTGAAGAGAACTTCGCTACTCTGATagctttcatttttatttacaag GCTGTGGAAAACGTGTGGGCAATAGGGAAGAAGTTTCCAATAACGGTGGacgtaaataatataaatatggaATGTTCTTGTACTTGGAACGATTCTATATCTTCATCGttgtcaaatttttcaaatactgcTACGGTTAATCAAACATTATGTCAG CAATTGAATGGTACACTATCTGAAGGCTGTTTCACTCCACCATATTCTCcggatatatttttaatgtcagTTCTACTGTTTCTTGGTACTTTCGTCATTTCAATCCAATTGAAAGACTTCAAAAATGCTCTCTACTTTCCATCCAAA GTACGTCAATTTATTAGTGACTTTGCAGTCATAATAGCAATATGTTCCATGACCCTTTTAGATTACTATGTCAGCATTCCAACTCCAAAACTTGAAGTTCCTCATGAGTTAAAACCTACCCTTCCAGGAAGGGGATGGATAATAGCACCATTTAATCATAATCCTTTCTACACCGTATTTGTGGCGATACCACCAGCTCTATTAGGTACTATCCTAATATTCATGGATCAACAGATTACTGCTGTCATTGTCAATAGAAAAGAGTTCAAACTCAAAAAAG gttgTGGTTACCACTTAGATCTCTTTGTTTTGGCGATTCTCATCGAAATATGTTCTGTTATGGGTCTACCATGGTTCGTAGCAGCAACAGTACTCTCTATAACACATGTACATTCTCTTAAACTGGAATCAGAATGTGCAGCTCCGGGGGACAAGCCTCAATTTTTGGGTGTAAGAGAACAGAGGGTCACTCATATCTTGATATTTGCATCAATAGGTTTATCAGTATTTTTGACACCTATGTTGGGTCATATACCTATGCCCGTTTTGTTTGGAGTATTTTTATACATGGGCATTTCTTCATTAAAAGGACTACAATTCTTTGACAGGATACGAATTATGTTAATGCCTAACAAGTATCAACcggattttatgtttttaagaCAG GTACCCATCAAAAAGGTTCATCTCTTCACAATCATCCAATTAACCTGTTTAATTTGCCTCTGGATGGTGAAATCTTTCAGCCAGACTTCAATATTATTTCCTCTAATGTTGGTAGTGATGATTGGGATCAGAAAATCTTTAGATTGGATCTTCACAAGACGAGAGCTCAGGATTCTCGACGATGTTATGccagaaaataataaaatatatcaattggATGATGAAGAG GAAAGATCGGGAAAAAATCCAATAGAGATCCaaaaaaaatctggaaatttgaaaattccctTAGCCAACGGAAATGTTATGAATATACCTTTATCTGCAATTAATATTTCCGAAGAAGTGGATAAAACAGGTATATGGAAACATGTGAATGATTGCCAAAgtcaagaaaaagtaaaaaagaagaGTCCCAGGAGTAAAAC taagTTTAAAAAGAAGAAACCTGGACgaaaagaggaaaaaattatcaaagatgAAAAGCTGGAGAAAAGACTGTCGACTTGTCAAGAAGAGGACGAGGGTTTCATCATAAAG aatCCCTAA